Proteins encoded in a region of the bacterium genome:
- a CDS encoding OmpA family protein, whose translation MVTVNKWIIGTLGLGMAVLVLNGCGSSRKQLRAIIAEKDMVVTDKLEEIEELKAELDKKTHQEKALENALKEKTEVCQQEISVKANQITELEGRAENLAGERDQCLSREEALTQKVEELDQTNRLLIARAENMETELNKIKKDQLAACRELENENVKIAKEFQEFVARSEMELRQEKRGLVISLLDKVLFDSGKTQIRPEAQEVLAKVAEIANRYSNRPLLIEGHTDNVPINTPQFSSNWELSALRATTILRYLIKHHDVDPNQMSAAGYAEYRPVASNETEAGRERNRRVEIVLLPEDFVRKEAELE comes from the coding sequence ATGGTTACGGTAAATAAGTGGATAATAGGGACTTTGGGGTTAGGTATGGCTGTTTTAGTTCTGAATGGATGCGGTTCATCCAGGAAACAGCTTAGAGCCATCATTGCTGAAAAGGATATGGTTGTCACGGATAAGCTGGAAGAAATCGAGGAATTGAAGGCAGAACTTGATAAAAAGACCCATCAGGAGAAAGCCCTGGAGAATGCCCTCAAGGAAAAGACCGAAGTGTGTCAGCAGGAGATTTCCGTCAAAGCCAACCAAATCACCGAACTTGAAGGAAGGGCGGAAAATCTGGCCGGCGAAAGGGACCAGTGTTTATCGCGGGAAGAGGCCTTGACTCAGAAGGTGGAAGAACTTGACCAGACCAACAGGCTCCTTATTGCCAGAGCAGAGAACATGGAAACAGAGTTGAACAAGATAAAAAAGGACCAACTGGCGGCCTGTCGGGAACTGGAAAATGAGAATGTTAAGATTGCTAAAGAATTCCAGGAGTTTGTGGCCCGGTCTGAAATGGAGCTCAGGCAGGAAAAAAGGGGACTGGTTATCAGCCTGCTTGATAAGGTTCTCTTTGATTCCGGTAAGACCCAGATTAGACCCGAGGCTCAAGAAGTTTTAGCCAAGGTAGCTGAAATAGCTAACAGATATTCGAATCGACCCCTGCTTATCGAAGGCCATACCGATAATGTCCCCATAAATACCCCCCAATTTTCGTCCAATTGGGAGTTATCTGCGCTTCGGGCGACAACTATCCTGCGATATCTGATAAAACACCACGACGTTGACCCGAACCAGATGAGTGCTGCAGGTTACGCCGAATATAGACCGGTGGCTTCCAATGAGACTGAAGCTGGTCGGGAGAGAAATCGTCGGGTGGAGATTGTTCTTTTACCCGAAGATTTTGTTCGTAAAGAGGCCGAGTTGGAGTGA
- a CDS encoding DUF433 domain-containing protein codes for MNERIEINPRICHGKPVIRGTRVMVCNILGALGAGDSIEDVLEDYPNITWEDIQAALAFASELSRFEEAPYEVGGSEVAV; via the coding sequence ATGAACGAGAGAATCGAGATTAACCCTAGAATATGCCACGGTAAGCCAGTTATCCGGGGGACTCGAGTCATGGTGTGCAATATTCTGGGGGCTTTGGGGGCAGGGGATTCGATCGAGGACGTACTTGAGGATTACCCGAACATAACCTGGGAGGATATCCAGGCCGCTCTTGCTTTCGCCAGTGAATTGTCGCGTTTCGAGGAGGCCCCCTACGAGGTAGGGGGAAGTGAGGTAGCTGTTTGA
- a CDS encoding DUF2442 domain-containing protein, producing the protein MAILASRIIEEVGATDVHFVGNILCVSLSDGREISVAIDQVEWLDWLAKATPEQRIKWSIEPGGFAIYWDELDDGIEICHLLSMQPIA; encoded by the coding sequence ATGGCTATTTTAGCAAGTAGAATCATAGAAGAAGTTGGAGCAACCGATGTCCATTTTGTGGGTAATATACTCTGTGTTTCCCTTAGTGATGGGAGGGAAATTAGTGTGGCGATAGACCAAGTTGAGTGGTTAGACTGGTTAGCAAAAGCCACTCCAGAACAACGAATTAAATGGTCCATTGAGCCAGGAGGCTTTGCTATCTACTGGGATGAATTAGACGACGGCATTGAAATATGTCACTTATTGAGTATGCAACCGATAGCCTAA
- a CDS encoding DUF4160 domain-containing protein has protein sequence MNEPPHIHVLHGEKEAKIWLQPVMVEYNHGYNLAELNRILRLARQNQDKLLEVWNGYFSK, from the coding sequence ATAAACGAACCACCCCATATCCATGTTCTACATGGTGAAAAGGAGGCTAAAATTTGGCTTCAACCTGTGATGGTAGAATACAATCATGGCTATAATCTAGCCGAGTTAAATCGTATTTTAAGGTTGGCCCGCCAAAATCAGGATAAATTGTTGGAGGTGTGGAATGGCTATTTTAGCAAGTAG